In Maniola jurtina chromosome 2, ilManJurt1.1, whole genome shotgun sequence, the following proteins share a genomic window:
- the LOC123877017 gene encoding CD2 antigen cytoplasmic tail-binding protein 2 homolog has product MSKRPASVTFEEPEQSKRSQKKEGKKHSLDSDEEDSAAEEEQQNVLNADDIEGEEDGTGGIEGEITITPFNMKEELEEGHFDTEGHYHWKKEKEIRDGWLDNIDWVKVKGRPEDKYKIFKDEESTSKGIFDDSDTDEEEADEKYDIIANYKEIIQYMKPKETIAKTLQRLGANSKISSAERWKRKKAGVVDESSKTVTRITELANQILTKEGNMDIYQETYEKISDLLAKEKSKKGDAQLDMYADDFDEKEKSNIDKKDQSETNDCSEKKDSQELKWEFKWTQDNNAEISGPHTTEQMQKWVTEGYFKTGVWVRKCGEDTQFYSSNRIDFELYI; this is encoded by the exons ATGTCGAAAAGACCGGCATCTGTTACTTTTGAGGAACCTGAGCAGAGTAAAAGGTCTCAGAAAAAAGAGGGAAAGAAACACTCATTGGACTCTGACGAAGAAGACAGTGCAGCAGAGGAGGAGCAGCAAAATGTTCTCAATGCTGATGACATAGAGGGTGAAGAAGATGGTACTGGAGGTATAGAAGGTGAA aTCACAATAACGCCATTTAACATGAAAGAAGAATTGGAAGAAGGGCATTTTGACACAGAAGGTCACTACCActggaaaaaagaaaaagagatcAGAGATGGTTGGCTTGACAATATAGATTGGGTGAAAGTGAAAGGTAGACCTGAGGATaaatataagatttttaaagatgAAGAGTCAACATCCAAAGGCATTTTCGATGATTCAGACACTGATGAAGAAGAAGCTGATgagaaatatgatattatagcAAACTACAAGGAAATTATACAGTATATGAAACCAAAGGAGACCATTGCAAAAACTTTACAACGCCTtg gtGCCAATTCAAAGATTTCAAGCGCTGAACGCTGGAAGCGAAAAAAGGCTGGTGTAGTTGATGAAAGTAGCAAAACAGTTACAAGAATAACAGAACTTGCTAATCAAATTCTTACTAAAGAGGGTAACATGGACATATACCAAGAGACCTATGAAAAAATAAGTGATTTACTTGCTAAAGAGAAATCAAAGAAAGGTGATGCTCAGTTGGACATGTATGCtgacgattttgatgaaaaggaaaaatccaaTATTGATAAAAAGGATCAGAGTGAAACAAATGATTGTTCAGAAAAAAAAGACTCCCAGGAGTTGAAATGGGAATTCAAATGGACTCAAGATAACAACGCGGAGATTTCAGGGCCTCATACAACGGAGCAAATGCAGAAGTGGGTCACAGAGGGTTACTTCAAAACTGGAGTGTGGGTTAGGAAGTGTGGCGAGGACACACAGTTTTATAGCTCAAACAGAATCGATTTTGAACTTTATATTTAG